ATTATCAGCTCCCAGGTCCTGATCATAACTTATGTAGACTACGACACTTGGAAAACACTTGAGTAGAGTCTCTTTGGGCAGATTTTCCTCAGTTTCTACCACCACGTTCAAAATCTTCAAACCGGACAGGTTGGGCTGCAACAACCGAAAcagattaattttatattatatacccaaaacaaaacaatataaagaACGAAAGAAAACACACACTTTATATGTGTAGTCTCGCCTATCCGTGGTAACGATAGCAACTTGCAAGTATAGACCAATCCAGTCGTTTTCTTCCCACTCAGATTCCATCACCTCATATAAAAATCGACTACTACATTTATCATCAGGCCACTCAGGCAAGTCCCTATCGTCGCGGAAATGACGACCCATATTTCCTGTAGACTTAGTCCCTAGAGAAGAGAAAAGATAAATTCAAACAATTAAATAAAGTAGTATAATTACAAACACAATTCAAGAAAACTGTCTGTTACTTATAAACGACCTTTAAGTCTGGCGATAAGGCAAGTGAGATTCAGAGTGCAGCACTTTCTTTCGTAAAGCTCAGTCTGGAAAGTAACAAGGGACGCGGGTGTAGCTGATGGATCCTCCTCTGCTGCAAGCAAAGTTATATAATAACGGGCAGGCATGTACGTACCCTCTCtattgtatttctctatttcgTGAAGCTGCAGATTGGTCCCCTCTAAAACATTGTAGCGGTGAAGGCCGACCTTTGCATAAAGCTGCACTACAAGGAGACAATCTTTCCCTCCAGAGAACTCATGCATTCCCCAATCACGATGATCCCTCAGTTCACCCATATCGAACCCCTACGGTACGGAGATCCATATCAAatcaaagtaataaataaataaaatagggaattcataattaattaattttacatcTGTTTCCCGCACTTTACGCCAAAGCTCAGCCGTCTCGGCATCTTTTCTTTTTCGGATAATCTCCTCCTCAGACTTTATCTTCTTCGCCCAGAGCCAATATGAACGTCTCCGCTCACGATACTCACTACCAACAACCAACAGCTCctgcttcttctttctcctccacCGTCCacccattctctctctctctctctcactttcttCCTTCCTTCCCCGCCTCCTGCTCTTTAATAATCCTCGGCcgtaatttatttatattcagTTCAAAACCCAGCCCTAGTAACCTCTATTAATCATACTCTTATTTCATTGGTCCTAATTCCTAGGTCCAACCCCCATTTATTTGGTAACATTTACTTTTTATTCTATGGGGGGCTAATTACatactttttatttagttagttactttttatttagttagttaattgTAGCCATTATGGTAGGTACAATATAAAGAGAGCTCTAGAATATTTTCGTTCGGTGAAAACTTGattataactatttatatttgAAAAGGTCGAATCTAACTGCTCTCAcaaaagtaatttattttaaaagtttcatTATTCGTTATAATGTTTCGATTCTATCAATTACTACTCTAAGTTAATCTTGGTTATGTGTTCGGTGAAAACTAAAGTTTAGATCAATGTTATTAATTCAAAATCATCCCTATCTTTTACCTTCAATATACTTTGGAATATTACATTTATTGCCACCAGaccttttttaaatatattaactaataCTCCATcagttttataataaatatcattttagttttttttttgttacacaaaaaatatcactttataatttcaatgcaaattgTACTTAATTTTAGCTGAAAATTAACTGCAaactgcattgattttataaataattttatttattacaaataGTATTGGTCAGAAAGATGTAATCACTGacaacttacatatatttcCATTAATTTCTTAGTATGTATGAAAAGTGTTAAAGTGACACTTATTCATAAACAGAAGGAgtattcctttttttcttttataccTATTATGATTTTAACTTTCCTTTAATCTCTAACTTCTACGGATCCACTTCCTccaaaactacttacaatagcctattgaatttttttgattcaaTAGCTGAAAATGTGCAATAGggtattgaaaaaaaaattgaatctaACGTATATTCAACATAGTTGGAAAAATTCAAGATTGTTGAATCGTTGAAGATGAGGCAAAATAGACCCCCCCcccctcaaaaaaaaaaaatcacttgtCACTAAAACATTGGTAAGTGAAATTTCTGActtgttttattttctcaatTATTGCAGatcaattatcttttaaatttttatttaaaaacaatatttttacatcaaaatttttcatttttcatactCTGTACATAGAGACTTGTTTCATTTGATTTGGACATCGGAAAAAAAACTCATCTCTTTCTACTATAATTTTCCTATTAATCTACAAAAAAACTCTTgctataatatttttcttctttttcaagtAAAATGAatctaataataattttttaacgcCCAATATTCTAATAATTACTCTTTTAACTATCCAAATCCCAATAATTATCAATTTCAGAATCAATCTTCTAGCCATCCTCAATATTTACCAAATTGTAGTTATCAACCAAATTTCTTCATGTCAACAGTTGTTCCAAACTATCCTTCAAATTATGGATCAATGATAGCACATTCATCTCAAACACCTTTTTATTCTTCTACTCCACATGGTAATGAAGTTGTTCCAAACGTTTGAACAACTGAATTTCTTGAATTTTCTATACAAATGGCTTTTGGTGGTATGAACGGTCTTAATGAAGCGACTTTAATGCAGAGGATTCAATTTCTACTCGTCGGAAAAGCCCCAAGTGTACCACTGCACAAAATATGGTGTTACTGAGCGGGTGTATTGAATATGGAACATACAACCTTATTGGTCGAAACAAAAAAATGACGTATATTACGATAAAATTGCAGATTATTGTAATGAGCTAAATTTGCAGATTATTGTAATGAGCATTGTTCATTTGATCCTTCGCGTGATTTAATATCTTGCAAAAATCATTTCAACTACATAAACAAAATATTGGAAAAATGGATCGATGCTTATGATAAAGCTGAGCGGGGGGCAACATGTTAAACCATTTTGATAGTCAAATTTGTCACATGAATAAAAACAATCGAACTCCAAACTTGTACACTTGCACATG
This region of Brassica napus cultivar Da-Ae chromosome C5, Da-Ae, whole genome shotgun sequence genomic DNA includes:
- the LOC106401555 gene encoding UPF0725 protein At1g02770, whose product is MGGRWRRKKKQELLVVGSEYRERRRSYWLWAKKIKSEEEIIRKRKDAETAELWRKVRETDGFDMGELRDHRDWGMHEFSGGKDCLLVVQLYAKVGLHRYNVLEGTNLQLHEIEKYNREGTYMPARYYITLLAAEEDPSATPASLVTFQTELYERKCCTLNLTCLIARLKGTKSTGNMGRHFRDDRDLPEWPDDKCSSRFLYEVMESEWEENDWIGLYLQVAIVTTDRRDYTYKPNLSGLKILNVVVETEENLPKETLLKCFPSVVVYISYDQDLGADNGVCKRRAIVRRTVDLISKCFCLVGDTLPLP